GGCTCGACTGGCACCCTCCCCAGGTCGATCGACTGCTTGCCATGACCCACGGGTCAAAGCTGGAGCAACTTGAAACGGCGTTCCGGGCCATGGGCAAACGCCTCGTCATCGAGGTCGAGGACATGACGGTCCTTCGCGACCGACCGAAGTCGGCGCCGCGTCGGCGGCGACAGAACTCCGCATCTCTACCGCGACACGCCACTCCCGACCGGAGGCGCCGTCCGAGGCGCTAGAGGGGACCGTCGCCCGGCTTCGTCATCTCGAAAAGAGCTTGACCTCGTCGGAGCAAGGGAGCGCCGATCTTGACACGATGTTGACAAACTGCGCCCGCGACGGCCCGTGTTCGCCCCAGCCAGCCCGAAGGTCGTTGCAGAAAACCCGAGGAAAACCGCGACGATCGGTCACCGGCGTCTCCGGGCTTTCTGCCTCTGGACCACGTTATCGGGGTTCAAATCCCTGCCTCCCAGCCAAAACAATCCCTTTAGATATAGGCACTTACGGCACCGACAAAGGGCAGGCTGTGCGTCCGCCCTGACACCACGTCATCGGGCGCGGCGTCAACTCCCTCAAGTTGTTGATGCTCTTCGCCTTGCCGGTCGTGCAAGTGGACTCTCGGCGCCCTGGTGAGACACGAATGAGACACGCTGGCACCGGACGGCCGAGGGTCTACGGAGTGCCGCCGGCGCCTCCACTTTGTCGTCGACCGCGGTCCACGCAGTCCTGAACGGGTCGGTGGTCTGTCGCACGACGATACCGATGGCGAGTAGGATCGGCGGAACCGGAGGCAGGACCTTTTGACTCGACGCATCACCGATCCCGACCACAGGTCGCCAGACAACGACATCCAGGAAGTCGTCAGAACTGCTCAAACCGACGACGACGGGTTCCGAGCGTGGCACGGCTTCTTGAATGAACGGGTCGCGTTGCCATGCGATGGCTTCGTGATCGGCGAGCCTATCTCGGTCGTGGAGCTCTGCTACGACGGCAATCCTCGCCGCGGCTTGACGGCGCGATATCGCCGGTCGGACCAGACCACGCATGTCGTGGCGGCTTGTGATGTCGTCCTTCTACCTGGCAGCGCGGGTGGAGACGGGCTCGCTGCCTATCGCCGATGGCTGGGGCTCGAGCCCTTCCACCCAGAAACCCTCAGTGTTGGCGCCGCTCGCCAGCACAAGGCCACGGCGCGGGACCTCCAGTTGACCGGCCCTGTCGAACTCGTTCTCCTCTCGGTGAAGGAGACGGCCGCGCGTTGTCTGCTGCTTGGGACCCGGCGTGCCATCACCCTCCGCGCCACTAAGCTGTGGGACGTCGTGCCCGGCGAAATCGTCGTCGTGAAGCCGCGCAAGCAATGGAGCTACGCCGGACAGCCATATCTTTCGGGCGAAGTGCAGTCGGCGCGGCTGGAGGTATCCGCGCTCGACCTCGTGCCCCTGAAGTTGAATGACGAGGGCGTGTGGGATCCGTGCGAGCAGTACTGGGGCGAGCCGGATGAACCGCTCGACGAGTGGGCGAAACCGATCATCGCTCGTGGCGAGAGACGCGAATTCGAGATGGAGCAGGTGCTGCCGGGCACCGACCCCGAGGACCCAGAGTCCGACCCGATCACCGAATCGAACGATCTCAAAGACGCCGGCGACGTTCGCGGTGCGCTGAGAATACTGATGGGACTGTTCCAGGCCGACCTGCGCTGCCTCGACGCTCATGCGCATCTCGGCAACCTGGCATTCGAGCACGACCCCGAATTGGCGATTCGTCACTACGAAGTGGGCGTGCAGATCGGTGAGTTGTCGTTGCCCTCCGGCTTCGACGGTGTTTTGCCGTGGGGCGTCATCGACAACCGGCCCTTCCTTCGCTGCCTTCACGGATTCGGACTCTGCTGTTGGCGCCTACGCCGATTCGACGAAGCCGAACGTGTCTTCGTTCGGATGCTCTGGCTCAACCCATCGGACAACCAGGGTGTCCGATTCCTGGTCGACGCCGTCCGCGCGCGAAGTCCCTGGGTTCCAGACAAGATGTGAGTAGTTCGTGGCTGGAGGCGCGATTGGTGGCGAGCCGACCAGTGAAGCGGCAGCGACGTCAGTGGTCGGTTGGGTGGAATCTCGGAGGAGCGACGCATGGCAGGATCGCCCAACGCGGGATGCGCTCGGAAACCACATCCCCGCACGTGGCCTACGGCTGTCCTCGACCGCCTGATCGAGGAAGCGATCGTCGATGCCTACGGCGAGTCCGAACAGACGGTCGGGTTCTTCACGATGCTGGAGGATCACCTCGCGGTGCCGTTCGCGACGAACGTGCTCGATACGGCTGTCATCGTCGAACGTGTCGACTTGACGGATGACGAGCGCATCGTCGCCGTCTGCAGGCGTGGACGTTCACGCCAGCGGATCGGGATTCTCGACCTGCCGATTCCCAACCCGTCACCCGACGGCGCGGAGTGGATCGAGGCCTACCGACGTTGGTCGGGCCATCGCGCCAGCAGAGAAGAGGACGAGTAGACGGCGATGAGCAACCAGACCTTCGTTCCGAACCTGGGGGGCCGCCCGGCCACGCTTCGCGAAGCGCTCGAGGACTGCTACAACGCGGACCGGCTTCGTGAGTTCGCCCGTGCGCTGAACATCGCCGGCCCTACAAGAAAGGTGGATCTGGCGGCCGCCGTCGCCGAGGTCATGCTCGGCGGCGAAGGCACGCGCGCCTTGGCGGATCTCCACGCGCGCCTGACCGAGATCGAGCGAGCCGCGGTTGCCGAGACCTTGTACGATCCGGATCGCATCCTCGATCTCGCCCGCTTTCGCGCGAAGTACGGGTCGCTGCCAGAGTGGCCCTCATTTGAGCGGGCCGGGGGCAAGGTGAAACTCCTCGGGCTCTTCGTGATGCCCGGGGCCGTCCGCGGCCAGGGGCGCGCCCAGTTCCTTCCGGAA
This DNA window, taken from Vicinamibacterales bacterium, encodes the following:
- a CDS encoding calcium-binding protein, whose amino-acid sequence is MAGSPNAGCARKPHPRTWPTAVLDRLIEEAIVDAYGESEQTVGFFTMLEDHLAVPFATNVLDTAVIVERVDLTDDERIVAVCRRGRSRQRIGILDLPIPNPSPDGAEWIEAYRRWSGHRASREEDE